ATGCGATTGATCGCAGACCATTGCGCTCTGGACGCTCCACCCTGAATCGAAAGCCGAATTCCCGGCGTCCGGTCCCTTCCCTTCTCGCGGCGAAGCGTGAGATAACGCCCTTCGAGCCGCAAATTCGCGGTTGCGTTGATCTGGGCATCGGCGTTAAGCTTAGTGGGTCGGGTTTTTCAGCCCGCCACGAATTCGGAGGCTGGCAGGCAGGAATGCTTGCCCCACGGCCCACGCTTATACGCACACGGATTGGCTTCTTGTGGGAAGGAGAAATGGAGTGTTTGTTGCTGCCTCGACCGATTGTTTTCCCGGCTTGCCGCTGGATGAGGCGCTGAGCCGCCTGGTGGATTTGGAGTTTTCCCGCGTCGAAATTGGCATTCACGCGGGCGATGCGGGATTGCAACCCGCCGAAGTGCTCGGCGATCTGGAACGCAGCATCGCGCGTTGCCGCAACACGCAGCGGCTGACGCCGGTGGCGTTTGCCGTCGATCCCGATCCGGGAGAAGAATACTACCAGCAGTTCGCCGCTTGTTGCAAACTGGCCAAAGCGACCAAGGTGGTTGCGATCACCGTCCGCAGCGGCGAACTGGGGACGCCGTACAACGAGGAGGTTCAGCGTCTGAAAGAGCTGGTGAGCATTGGTTCGGAAGACGGCATCGTGGTGGGGCTGCTCACCGAAAGCGGCCGCATCTCGCAAGACCCTGAAACGGCGACCGTGCTTTGCCAGCAGGTCAAGGGCCTGGGCATTAC
The sequence above is drawn from the Pirellulales bacterium genome and encodes:
- a CDS encoding sugar phosphate isomerase/epimerase, whose translation is MFVAASTDCFPGLPLDEALSRLVDLEFSRVEIGIHAGDAGLQPAEVLGDLERSIARCRNTQRLTPVAFAVDPDPGEEYYQQFAACCKLAKATKVVAITVRSGELGTPYNEEVQRLKELVSIGSEDGIVVGLLTESGRISQDPETATVLCQQVKGLGITLDPSHFICGPHKGGSYNQIIKHVVHTHLRDTTKEMLQVRIGQGEIEYSRLITQLQIEGYHRALCVQIAPVADVDHVGELRKMRLLLESHL